CGGAAAGAATGCGCACCCTGTCCGCTTCCTTGCGGGCCGTTGCCGCAAGGCCTCCCTGACCGGGTCTGCGCCTGTCCAGCTCACCCTGAATGTCATCCTCGCTCAGTTCGATGCCGGAAGGACACCCATCCACCACGCCGCCCAATGCCGCGCCATGGGATTCACCAAACGTCGTAAGCCGGAACATCCGGCCGAAGGTGCTGCCGCTCATTCACATTCTCCTGAAGGTTGCTGGCGATACGCCCTGCCCTTTCGGGACGGGCAGGAATCACACACGGTTCTATCTGCATTGCCAACATGCGCGGCATAACGGGACAGGATTCCGTCCCTGCGGACAGGGAACGGAGATATGAGAGTGCCGGAGGCAGGGTGCTGCCTCCGGCCTTTTACGGTTCTGCGTTCTAGCGCACCACGGTAACGGGGCACGCGGCTATCTGCAGCACTCTGTGCGTGGTGCTGCCCACAAGCAACCCTTCCAGTTCGGAATGGCCGCGTGATCCCATGATGATGAGATCGCATTTTTCAAAGTCCGCCAGTTCGATGATGGCGTCTTCAACAGGGCCTTCCATGATCTTGGCGGAAAAAGTCACCCCCGCGCCGCGCAGCAGTTCGCGGAAGGGATTAAGCAGTTCGTCGGCACGTCTTACCAGACTTTCCTTGGCCTGCTCATAGGCTTCTGCACTCAACATGGGCGGAACCTGCATGCGGCAGTTGAGCAGCACGAGTTCCGCTCCGACGAGCTTGGAAAAATCAGCGGCATATCTGG
This region of Desulfovibrio subterraneus genomic DNA includes:
- a CDS encoding universal stress protein, yielding MQIKKILVPVDGSEYSLKAARYAADFSKLVGAELVLLNCRMQVPPMLSAEAYEQAKESLVRRADELLNPFRELLRGAGVTFSAKIMEGPVEDAIIELADFEKCDLIIMGSRGHSELEGLLVGSTTHRVLQIAACPVTVVR